A stretch of Capricornis sumatraensis isolate serow.1 chromosome 10, serow.2, whole genome shotgun sequence DNA encodes these proteins:
- the SNTN gene encoding sentan — MCGCVHSTQDQALHLEGEPSPPAAPTSTLAPKNMPKSISISKQLASIKALRKGSDLEKAIATAALVFRNSSDPDGKLGKATAKNLLQTQFKTFTEGQETKARYKDLLSELDEHTENKLDFEDFMVLLLSITVTSDLLQNIWSVKITQ, encoded by the exons ATGTGTGGCTGTGTGCACAGTACTCAGGACCAAGCACTCCACTTGGAAGGGGAGCCCAGTCCTCCTGCAGCCCCAACATCTACTTTAGCACCTAAGAACATGCCCAAAAG CATTTCAATATCCAAACAGCTGGCTTCAATAAAAG CTCTACGCAAGGGCTCAGATCTGGAAAAAGCCATTGCCACCGCTGCTCTGGTTTTCAGAAACTCTTCTGACCCTGATGGTAAACTCGGAAAAGCTACTGCCAAAAATCTGCTGCAAACGCAGTTTAAGACTTTCACAGAG GGACAAGAAACCAAAGCAAGGTACAAAGACCTCCTTTCTGAACTTGACGAACACACAGAAAATAAGCTGGATTTTGAGGATTTCATGGTCTTACTGTTAAGCATCACTGTAACGTCAGATTTGCTCCAAAATATATGGAGTGTAAAAATTACACAATAA